GCcaatataatgattataatatgaGGTCTGAAGGTTTGGTTTGCAGAAGGCTCTTTGGAACAAATCAACACTTGTTAAAATGAGTATGAAAATATGTAAGATGGAATTTTCCTTTGTGTGGTAAAATAATAGAATTAGATAGCGTGCACAAGAACAAGCGATAGAGCAGATCCAACTGCGAGTCCAAgagtgaggaagaaggacatGACCACTCCTGTGGCCTCTGCCTGCTCTCGTGGAACCACCTTTGGTCCATAGATCATTGGTAGAGTACCCAAGTAGCCATTGGAGAGACCTAGCAGGCAGTTAAAGACCATGGGGTAGACATCATGATGGAACAGAACAGTGTGGAGGTGGTCTCTGGGTTGGTAGTTACAGAAGATGATGAGTGGCACCAAAGCGGATCTGCTAAGCACTAGTGCAGGTAGAACTAGACTGGTGGGGCCTGGGACTTGCAGCCAGGCCGTGGCCTGCCTGCCGCAGAAGTCCGCTACGTTGTACAGGAGGAAACCGGTGAGGGGGACAAAGTAGGTGGTGGTCCATGGGCTTCCGCTGTCCTTGTGGACGGACTGGATGCCGGACGACACCGCAGGAAACACCATGATGGTCACGCAAAACACATAGAAGACGCTCAGACCGAGAACCCACGTCTTCCTGAGGATTAGCTTCAATGGTGGGATGTGAAAGGATGCTGCTCCTTCGCCATCTTCTCCTGGGATGGTGAATGGGGCGACCATCATGTAGTGTCTGCATGGAGATTGAACACCAatagttagcgactccaaattgtccataggtatgaatgtgagtgtgaatggttgtttgtctatatgttccctgtgattggctggcgaccaagtcagcccaaagtcagctgacataggctccagcaacccccccccccccccccccccccccccgcatccCTAGTAAGGCTAAGCGGTACAGAAAGGTTCACCTCAGGATAACATGTGACCCTTACAGTTTATGTTGTTTACTGGGTGAGGCTGTTATCGTCTCCATCTTGTGCTGCTGTAACGCATGAATTTCCATCACTGTGTGACTAATGAAGTATGAGCTTATCCTCAGGCTTCTCATCTCCTCAATATAcaacagaatacaacattataactacatttataggtcagaaaagtgggaaaacgCATCCCCTTTAATAGCATATGAACGCTGTTACAGGCCGACTTTGCCCTTTAAGAATAATTACATTGTATTAAGTTGAGTGTTTGTAGTTATCTCTCTTTCATGTCTGCACTGCCCATCGAATTCtacgtcctgattggctgtagaccattgtctaTCAAAGTAGCTAACCGTGggagctgcttgctaaccaccaATACCGTAAACAATGGAAGAAACAGAAGGAGCTAGCAGTGTCAGGAATATGAGaggttttaacaaggatacaaaaacgctacagtcgAACGGCGCCAGGATGATGAAGCACTGTCACAGTGAAATGCGCGTGAGTCACTTAATAATTTATTGTGTCCAACCTAGTAGCCTGATCATTgaaattcaaactaaattttaacagtgaaaaaatatgtgtttaagagaaatgtgacaaaatgtaaatactTGTCTGAGAAACGTGTATAAAGTATATTGTGAGAGACGTAGTAGGTCTAAAACacatgtcaaaaaatatatatttagctaCTTTGCAGATTCCACTTATTGCAGACTCTTTTGGGGAACCTACCCCCCCATGATAAACGAGATAAACACTGTACTGAAATCAATGACAGCTAGTGAATACCAAGCGTCTTAGTTCGCTGTGTACCTTGAAAAGGCCAGCTTAGGCAGAAGCAGGTATGCAAAGATGCAGAGTAGAATGAAGATGTCTGCAGTCAAGAAGTAGGCCAGAGCGCTGTCTGTCACGTCCTCTGCCAGTGCAAGGTCCACTACTGATGCTACAGCACTCAGAGTTCCTCCCATGGCCTGACCTGACACACAATGTACACCCAATGAACAATGTACATTACAGGTACTATACATTAAGATTTAACAGTGAAAACAAGACACaaaggcttgtttttttttaagacaccCCTGTTGTAAGTAGTAGACACTACCTGCTATGATGGCTTGAGAGATCCTCATGGGGAAGTAACCGCTGATACCAAACACGCTGCCACAGAAGACGTTGGAAGCTCCACTGACGATGGCCACACTGGCAAGCGTGCCCGCAAAGAACTCCACCTTGCAGTGGGACACGTCCACCTTCACCAGCACCGTGGTCACCACAAACACCAACAGGATGACAAAGAGAGAAGACAGGATGCGCACATTTGGGGAGactctgaaaaaaacaaaagatacaaaaaaaaagggggcggAGTGATGACACGGTTGAAATATAACACAAATATGATTTCATTGTCAGAAAAAAagtggccatctctgtggtaccccgatttcctcccacattccaaaaacatgctaggttaattagcgactccaaattgtccataggtatgaatgtgagtgtgaatggttgtttgtctatatgtgccctgtgattggctggtgaccagtccagggtgtaccccgcctctcgcccgaaaacaacTGGGAGAGGGCCCAGGATAACCCGAGACCCTTGAGAGGACaatcagtatagaaaatggacagACGAATGAATGGTCattaagtcaagtcaaatcattcattcattttctaccgcttttcctcacgtcgcgggggtgctggagcctatcccagctgtcttcgggcgtgaggcggggtacaccctggactggtcgccagccaatcacagggcacatatagacaaacaaccattcacactcacattcatacctatggacaatttggagtcgccaattaacctagcatgtttttggaatgtgggaggaaaccggagtacccggagaaaacccacgcatgcacagggagcacacacatgcaaactccatacagagatggcagagggtggaattgaaccctggtctcctcgctgtgaggtctgcgcgctaaccactcaaccaccgtgccgccccaagtcaaatcaagtttatttatgtAGCCCTTAAAGGCCTTAACAAGCTGGCAACAACGACATCACCCAATCTGAACCCCCAACTGACTAAGGAAAACACTATTAACTAAATGATAAAGTGTAGAaataagctgggataggctccagcacccctgcgaccataaatgaatgaatgtaagaaAAACAGTGTATAAataagtacatacagtattgtttTCAGTTATATGCTATGTCTGACAGTCTGTAGTTTACCTAACAAGCTTTTTCAACTGGCTTGCAGGGAATTGAATTTTGTCCGGGCAAGTTCAACTCTGAAACTGAAAAGTTTTGTTGCAAAGTTCTATAATGACTCGTGTGATTGTTGTAGTTGTAAATTTCGTGCGTTGTGTAATGTATGTACTGCAGTGGTGCTGATGCAAGTGACCTGTTAATGAAGATGTAGTTGAGAATCAAACACAGCACCGAGGGCACTGTGGAGGCAAACGTCAGGTAGCTTTCAAAGTAGTCCTGTGAATAGAcagagaaatatatatatatatatatatatatattaatggaATTGCTTGACAATTTGCACCCACCACAATTGcataatcatacaaaaaaatgcggaaaatgtaaaaattatgagacaaaccATGAAATttagctaccatgctagctagctaggatTCAATATTGTTCATGTGTTGCAGTACATTGGTAGCATATCAAAGGACATCCTCCCCAGCCAGTCACATGCATCCCTttgatacacacatacacacacaaagattCTACTGTGCATAGCGTTTCAGTATGGAGCCCTCCTATTGGTCATACTCACGCTGAGGTCAGATCGTTGCTCCTCGGTGCTGTTACTCATTTTATAAAGCCAGTAGCTTTTAGCCGTGATGAAGAAGTTCCATGGCAGCAGAGAGCCAATGCCCATGAGGAAGAAGATGATATACACCAAACAGTAGCGGTCATCTGGAGAGTAGCGTATGGCCAGGGTCTGATCATCGCTGTCTTCATCCTCTGATGAAGTGTGGCTGTCAAGGGGGACTGGTATATAGGCGGCGTTGAGGCTCCTTGGTCCATCCATTTGTACACGTAGCACGCTCACGCAGACGGGCCAAAAAGGACAGAAATTGTCACATGGAAATctgtgaatttaaaaaaaaatgcaagttgaAATCAAAGTTAACTTGAAATGTGAGTTAATGAAGAAGCTTACTTTTAGTTGCTGGTGCAGAAAAACCAATAGCAGTATTAGGACCATGGTCTTGGGGAGGTTTCTTCAACTTGTACCAAGTGTGATGAATAAAGCTGAAATAAGAGAAGAACTATAACAAATTAAGAACTGTAATCGagtgcatggcggatgagtggttagcacgcaggcctcacagctaggagacccgagtccaattccaccctcggccatctctgtgtggagtttgcatgttctccctgtgcatgcgtgggttttctccatattgtccataggtatgaatgtgagtgtgaatggttgtttgtctatatgtgccctgtgattggctggccaccagtccagggtgcgaccctcgtgaggataagtggtagaaaatgaatgaagggtgTATAGGGTGTGATGGAGCTGCCAATTCCAAGGCACAACGAACGTCACACACAAGGTAAGTATACGCTAAATAAGCACAAAGCAAGTAGTAAAGGCATGTAATGAGGAAGTAGTATTCACATGACACGACGTCTGGAAAAAGCAGTGTCAGGCATACTATCTCAATCCTGTAGACAAATCACTTTCAGACTTCGAAAATGTTTTCACTGCGTCCACATTTCTTACAAATGCTGCTGTGCTCCTTTAAGTACAATGCTAATGTGTTGTTGGTTACATGGACAAAACTAACTAGCTAACACGTTTGGATACTACACTCTCACATTTTCAGATAATCCGTTTGATGCTATTCCATAAATATACAAACGTACCTTATGTTGCTAAGTTTTCTGCTGTTCCTTATGTGTTGTCCTGTCACAGAGACACAACTATCCTTCTGTCTTCATGCATTTTCTGCACAAGGGTGGCGATAAACACGAGACACTAGAACCAAATCATGCTATTGTCTAGCAACATATTCCATTTCCGGTGTGttatttcagaataaaagcgcTGTCAAACGTACTtgtctactgtactgtactgtctaCGTGCGTACTGTCTAAAACAGGAATTATTTGCGTGGGATTTTCTAAAATataatcacaatatttttgcaacaatattaaataacataaaaccgAATGCAATTTTCTGACATAATCGCCGCTGTAGCACCGGATGTTCCGGTGGTGATGTTCAAAAATAAAgtattgaatataataataataatttgtggtTCAATTGTGGTTTTTGTTATAGTTTCAATTTGACTGTCTTTAACCTCCTTAGATGAAAACAATATGCTACAGTAGTTGTGCGGTTCACAAGGGTTTCTAGTGTCAGTTCTTTCATCCATTTTTGCAACTGCTTTGGTAAGAGGAGAAAGACTTTCTTTTTTCAAACAGAGATGTGTTTACAATGTAAAGTGGTTTAAAGGCGGGGCGTGCCAACAGCCAAACCTGGCATTTGCTTGCTGCCCGGGCTGTTAGGGGGCCCCGCTAGGGAGACCCCAGAGACCGAGTGTCCCAAGTGCTAATACTATACTGCACAGAAACGACAACACTGCCTTTAGGATGCACTTATGAACAACGAGGTAGCAAACCCCCTTAAGGGCCCCCGGCACGGCCCTATCAGCCTATCAGCTCGAGCCGggaagtttgtttgtttatgggcCACGGAGTTCCTGACTTGAGCGATAGAGACAATGATAATTTATCCCAgtgcggtagaaaataaaaaacaaagtaaagaaaaggagggaaaaaagaaagacacGTAAGTTGCTGACTGTTGTTAGGGGCTAATAATCTAACTACTAAGATATGACGAATGCTTAACATTGAAGCTATAGCTAGCAGCAGCAGATGTGCTACTTCAGTCTCAACCagcagaaaataacaaaaagtcTAGTGAgacagtaataatgataataatactaaagtACACCTTGTAAGAAAAGCGTTGCCTTAATGGTTTCTCAAAGTTTTTCAGTATACATAGCAAAATGTCCTAGAAATTAATGTATTTGTTGTCCACTCAAAAAAGTCAACAAGGGCATTTGTTTAATTGAAATGAATtacagcagtggttttcaaactgaGGGGCCAGGCCCCTATTTTGTAACAGCACTTGCGTTGCCATTGGCCTTTCATTTGTGTTTTGTGACTAAAGAACAAAGGTGGGGTGAGACGACTGACAGATAGCCTCCTCCACGCTCTGAGGCCTGGACCAGATCCTGTGCTGCCACCGAGAGAAGCCTTGCCACCCAAGGAACCCGCAAAGGATTCAACCACAGCTACCACAACTGTGCCACCCAGAATCCAGACCTCCGGTGTTAGATGCAGCACACTCCTCCTTCACCTTCACCACAGGCCTTACCACAGGCCTGGCACCCACCTGAGTCTGTCATCATGGTGCCTTGATGCGTTACCCACTAGATTTCTAAAGTCTGTGCTGGTCAGTATGCTACCGCAACTCACTCATCCACTTAACATCTTGCTCCAGGCTGGATCATTTCCAAAAGCCCTAAAAACTGCTGTTATTAAGCTTCTTCTGAAGAAGAGCAGTCTTGATGCCACAGTCCTGAGCAACTCTTGCCGCATATCAAACCTGCCACTAGAAGTCTTGGAAAAATTTCTATACCAACAGCTTACTGACTTTCTTCTctcttaaaatgtgtttaatactTTCCAATCAGGCTTTGGACCCCACCACAACAGCTCTGATCAAGTTGACAAATGATATCCGTTTGAACACAGATGCAGGCAAAGTCTCACTTTCAGTTCTGCTAAACCTGAGCGGTGTTTTTGACACAGTTGtcctggtgattttttttttacagagttcAGAAAACTGGGTGGGAATCTCTGGTACTGCTCTAAAATGTTCAAGTCatatgtggaggacaggaagtacttGTTGGAATTGGTAAATGTGTCTCAGACCAAATGACCTGtggggttccccaggggtcGCTATTGTGCAGTCTGTACATGCTCCCTTTAGGCCAGTTGCAATGTGTCCAGATGACACTCAGATCTACAGTATGTATCACAGACGGAAGGTGAACCTGTGGATTTACTTTGTCACCACATCAGAACGATCAGTGTGCAGATGCTAAACAACTTTCTCGAGCTAAACTCAAAACTAAAATCAATGTCTTTGGCCCACAGAAACAAAGAGAAAGTTTTCTCTAGTCGCCTTGAGACTCAGACTAGACTAGAACTGAACTTTAACAGCCACATTAACTCAATAACATCAACAGCTTTTTACCACTTAAAAGCATTGCCAAAATCAAGGGAATAGTGTCCAAGTCAGATTTAGAGAGACTACTGTAACAGCCTTCTCACTGCAttcagaatgctgctgctcgagtcctgactagaaaCAGGAAATGTGAGCATATTAGTCCAGTACTGTTTGaatgattttatgtttttataaaaacgatttcggctgcacggcggccgagtggttagcacgcaagcctcaccgctaggagaggtttccaccctcggtcatctctgtgtggactttgcatgttcttcccgggaaagcgtgggttttctccgagtactccggtttcctcccacattccaaaaacatactaggttaattggcgactccaaattgtccataggtatgaatgtgagtgtgaatggttgtttgtctatatgtgccctgtgattggctgtccaccagtccagggtataccccgcctctcgcccgaagacagctgggataggctccagcacccccgcgacccttgtgaggataagcggtagaaaatgaatgaatgaataaaacgaTTTTTATGAAGAGGTTTTAGCCTTCTTTTATGTAA
The window above is part of the Doryrhamphus excisus isolate RoL2022-K1 chromosome 20, RoL_Dexc_1.0, whole genome shotgun sequence genome. Proteins encoded here:
- the slc29a3 gene encoding equilibrative nucleoside transporter 3, translated to MDGPRSLNAAYIPVPLDSHTSSEDEDSDDQTLAIRYSPDDRYCLVYIIFFLMGIGSLLPWNFFITAKSYWLYKMSNSTEEQRSDLSDYFESYLTFASTVPSVLCLILNYIFINRVSPNVRILSSLFVILLVFVVTTVLVKVDVSHCKVEFFAGTLASVAIVSGASNVFCGSVFGISGYFPMRISQAIIAGQAMGGTLSAVASVVDLALAEDVTDSALAYFLTADIFILLCIFAYLLLPKLAFSRHYMMVAPFTIPGEDGEGAASFHIPPLKLILRKTWVLGLSVFYVFCVTIMVFPAVSSGIQSVHKDSGSPWTTTYFVPLTGFLLYNVADFCGRQATAWLQVPGPTSLVLPALVLSRSALVPLIIFCNYQPRDHLHTVLFHHDVYPMVFNCLLGLSNGYLGTLPMIYGPKVVPREQAEATGVVMSFFLTLGLAVGSALSLVLVHAI